The genomic stretch AACCAGCCGTGCTGGCTGCAGTGGGCGCGCAGGGCTTTCAGGTAACCCGGCGCAGCGACCTGCACACCGCTTTCGCCCTGGATCGGCTCCAACAGTACAGCCACGATGCTGGGGCCGAATTCACGGGTCACCGCCTCCAGCGCCGTCAGGTCGCCAAAGCCAACCTTGATGAAGTCTCCCGGCAAACGCTGAAACCCAAGGCGCACCGATGGCCCGTCACTGGCGGCCATGGTACCCAGGGTGCGGCCGTGGAAGGCATTCTCCATGACCACCACCAGCGGCTGCTCGATGCCTTTTTTCCAGCCATGCAGGCGTGCCAGTTTCAACGCGGTTTCGTTGGCTTCGGCGCCGGAATTGTTGAAGAACGCCTGATCCAGGCCCGACAACCGGGCCAACCGTTGGGCCAGGCGCTGCTGCCAGTCGATGCCGTACAAGTTGGAGGTATGCAACAGCAACCCGGCTTGCTCGCTGATTGCCTTCACCAACCGCGGGTGGGAGTGACCGACGTTGGTCACGGCCACCCCGGCCACAGCGTCGAGGTACTCACGGCCTTGCTGGTCCCACAGGCGGGTACCCAGGCCATGGGTAAAACTCAGGGCCAAGGGTTGGTAGGTGGTCATGAGGCAGGCGGTGGTCATGGCATTGGGCTCCATCGTGGTCAGGGCCTCAGTATCGTTGGCCACCCAAGCTGGATAAACTGCACATATATGCAATCACTTTAAACCAGGACTTGATAATGGATCTGTTCCAGGCAATGACCGTCTACGTCAAAGTGGTGGAGACCGGCAGCATGACTGCGGCGGCGCAGGCCTGTGGCCTGTCGACCACCATGGTCGGCAACCACCTGCGTGCCCTGGAGCAGCGCCTCGGTGTCAGCCTGCTCAAGCGCACCACCCGCAAGCAAAGCCTGACCGAGTTTGGCGGCCTCTATTACCAGCGCTGCCTGGAGGTGTTGGGGTTGGTGGCCAACTCCGAGCAGTTGGCTGAACAGATCCACAGCGAGGCGCCACAAGGGCTGCTGCGCATCACCGCCCCGCCCGCCTTCGGTGCCGAGCGCCTGGCACCGGCGCTCAGTGCGTTTTCCCGGCGCTACCCGCAGATCCAGCTGTATGTGGTGTTGAGCAATCAAGCGATGGACCTGATCGACAGCGGCTTCGACGTTGCGATCCGCCTGGGTGAACTGCAACTCTCCAGCCTGATCGCCCGGCCCTTGCAGGACTACACCATGACCTTGTGCGCATCGCCGGATTACCTGGCCCGCCGGGGCACACCCCAACAGCCCATGGATTTACAGAAGCATGATTGCCTGGCATTCGCCTATCCATCGACCGATGACTGGCGCAACGCCGACAAACTTTGGCGCCTGCGGGGAGCCGAGGGCGAGGTAGAAGTCGCCGTATCCGGGCCCATGACTATCAACAGTTCCCAGGCCCTGCACCGTGCGGCCGTCGAAGGCATGGGCATCGTGATGCTGCCCGACGCCCTGGTCGGTGCCGATATACTGGCGGGCCGGCTGGTGGCGCTGCTGCCAGGCTATCAGTCACCTTCGCGCCCGATGCACCTCTTGTATGCACAGGACCGCTATCGCCTGCCCAAGCTGCGGGCCTTCGTCGATTTCGCGATCGAACAATGGGCGCGCTAGACACTCACCCCCAGGGCCTGTAGCTCACGGCGGGTCTGTTCAGGTGATATGTGGTGTATACCGTGCCAGCCCAGAGCACTGGCGGCATTGGCGTTTTCGGCCACATCGTCGATAAATACCAGCTCTTCAGCCCGGATATCCGGCAGATGGGCACGGACCTGGTCGAAGCTGGCACGGTAGATCGCCGGGTCAGGCTTGATCAGCTTCACCTCGCCGGACACCACGATGTTGCGAAAGTATTTGAGAAACGGGTAGTTGGCGCGGGCATAGGGGAAGGTTTCTGCGGACCAGTTGGTCAAGCCGAACAACGGTACTTTGGCTTCATGCAGGTCTTCAAGAATCGCCACCCCGTCGGCGAGCAGGCCGCGCAGCATTTCAGGCCAGCGGTCGTAGTAGGCCCGGATCAAGGCCTCATGTTGCGGGTGTTCGGCAATCAGGCTCTGGGTGGCTTCAGCCAGGGAGCGCCCAGCGTCCTGTTCAGTGTTCCAGGCCTGGGTGCAGATGTTCTCAAGGAACCATTGGCGTTCCTGGTCACCGGTAATCAGTTTGCGGTACAGATACTGCGGGCTCCAGTCAAACAGGACACCGCCGAAATCAAAAACTACTGCACGAATCGTCATGAAGATCCTCCGTTATCCTGGTGTGATAAGGGGGGCAGTCTGGCACACCGAGGCCAAGAAGGGGCAAGCGTGGGAGTGTAGGACGGTTCGTAAATATGAGCTTTTTGTAGGAACCCGCTTGCCGGCGAAAAACCCGAGAAGACCGCGGAGTACCAGGCACCCCGCGTAATCGTTGACGATTTTCGCCGGCACGCCGGCTCCTACAAGGGATCAAGCCTGGACCAGGCCTTCGATCTTCACGGTCGGATTGACGTCGGCGTCGTAATCCACACCTTCGATTTCGAAACCGAACAGGCGCAGGAACTCGGCCTTGTAGCCGGCAAAATCGCTGATTTCGTTGACGTTGTCATCGGTCACCTGATCCCACAGCGCCGCAACGGCGTCCTGGACTTTCGGCTCCAGCTCAGCCAGGTCGGCACGCAGACGGCCATCGCTATCGAGCTTCGGTTCGCTGCCATACAGGCTGTCCTTGAACAGGCCGTAGACCTGCTCGATGCAGCCTTCGTGGGTGCCCTGTTCTTTCATCACCTTGAACAGCAGCGACAGGTACAGCGGCATGATCGGGATCGCCGAGCTGGCCTGGGTGACCACGGCCTTGAGCACGGAGACACGGGCATCGCCCTTGATTGCCGCGAGGTTGTCACGCAGGGTCAGGACTTTCTTGTCGAGGTCTTTCTTGGCCTCGCCAATAGAGCCATTCCAGTAGATATCCTGGGTCAGCTTTTCGCCCAGGTAGGTGAACGCGGTGGTCTTGGCGCCTTCGGCCAGCACATCGGCGTCACGCAGGGCGTCGATCCACAGTTGCCAGTCTTCGCCACCCATCACTTTGACGGTGCCATCGATCTCTTCCTGGGTCGCGGGTTCCAGGGTGGTGTCGACCACAACGCCCTTGTCGGTGTTGATCCCGCGCAGGGTCACGGCCTTGCCGATCGGCTTGAGGGTGGAGTTGTGCACCACGCCTTGCGGGTCGGTACGGCGTGGCGCGGCCAGGCTGTAGACCACCAGGTCGATCTTGCCCAGGTCTTTCTTGATGGTTTCGATGGTCAGGCGCTTGATCTCGTCAGAGAACGCATCGCCATTGATGCTCTTGGCGTACAGGCCTTTTTCAGCAGCAAACTTGTGAAAAGCGGCGCTGTTGTACCAGCCGGCAG from Pseudomonas fluorescens encodes the following:
- the fabV gene encoding enoyl-ACP reductase FabV, with product MIIKPRVRGFICVTAHPVGCEANVKEQIDYVTEHGAIEGGPKKVLVLGASTGYGLAARISAAFGCGADTLGVFFEKEGEEGKLSSAGWYNSAAFHKFAAEKGLYAKSINGDAFSDEIKRLTIETIKKDLGKIDLVVYSLAAPRRTDPQGVVHNSTLKPIGKAVTLRGINTDKGVVVDTTLEPATQEEIDGTVKVMGGEDWQLWIDALRDADVLAEGAKTTAFTYLGEKLTQDIYWNGSIGEAKKDLDKKVLTLRDNLAAIKGDARVSVLKAVVTQASSAIPIMPLYLSLLFKVMKEQGTHEGCIEQVYGLFKDSLYGSEPKLDSDGRLRADLAELEPKVQDAVAALWDQVTDDNVNEISDFAGYKAEFLRLFGFEIEGVDYDADVNPTVKIEGLVQA
- a CDS encoding aspartate aminotransferase family protein: MTTACLMTTYQPLALSFTHGLGTRLWDQQGREYLDAVAGVAVTNVGHSHPRLVKAISEQAGLLLHTSNLYGIDWQQRLAQRLARLSGLDQAFFNNSGAEANETALKLARLHGWKKGIEQPLVVVMENAFHGRTLGTMAASDGPSVRLGFQRLPGDFIKVGFGDLTALEAVTREFGPSIVAVLLEPIQGESGVQVAAPGYLKALRAHCSQHGWLLMLDEIQTGIGRTGTWFAFQQEGIVPDVMTLAKGLGNGIPIGACLARAPVAKLFTPGSHGSTFGGNPLACRVGCTVLDIIEEQGLLENAARQGERLLARLRVELSEHPQVLTIRGRGLMIGIELATPQRDLAERAAREQGLLLNVTRGKVIRLLPPLTLGSNEVEMIVRGIARLL
- a CDS encoding LysR family transcriptional regulator → MDLFQAMTVYVKVVETGSMTAAAQACGLSTTMVGNHLRALEQRLGVSLLKRTTRKQSLTEFGGLYYQRCLEVLGLVANSEQLAEQIHSEAPQGLLRITAPPAFGAERLAPALSAFSRRYPQIQLYVVLSNQAMDLIDSGFDVAIRLGELQLSSLIARPLQDYTMTLCASPDYLARRGTPQQPMDLQKHDCLAFAYPSTDDWRNADKLWRLRGAEGEVEVAVSGPMTINSSQALHRAAVEGMGIVMLPDALVGADILAGRLVALLPGYQSPSRPMHLLYAQDRYRLPKLRAFVDFAIEQWAR
- a CDS encoding HAD family hydrolase, producing the protein MTIRAVVFDFGGVLFDWSPQYLYRKLITGDQERQWFLENICTQAWNTEQDAGRSLAEATQSLIAEHPQHEALIRAYYDRWPEMLRGLLADGVAILEDLHEAKVPLFGLTNWSAETFPYARANYPFLKYFRNIVVSGEVKLIKPDPAIYRASFDQVRAHLPDIRAEELVFIDDVAENANAASALGWHGIHHISPEQTRRELQALGVSV